tttgCTAGAGCCTGAGCAGAAGGTGATGCTGGAAGATCCAGCAGCCATCTTGTTTTTAAGGATGAAAACCTTGCACTAAATGTGACAAAGGAGAAAGATGAGCCTCGGTCCCTGCCAACTTCTTGAGGAAGCACAGAAACAGCCCCGGACTCCCTCCCTCTGGCTTTGAACTGTGAGAGAGTAAACCATCCTTAGACACGCCTTCAGCAGTTAGGTCCCACACAGCCGCTAACCAATACCTCAGCCTCATCGGCAGAAAATCTCAGAGAATGCCACAACGCCAGGAAAGGACAAACTCATTGCTCATCCTTGACAACTCTTCAAAGTGATTCCAAATCAGGCCAGGGAGGCAAGCATCCGCTGGTCACAGTCAGATGGTTAGAAAGGCACCACATCAAAGCTTGGCCCAAAGTCTGCACGTGGACCGTGTCAGGGTGTCTTGGTCAGAGACACCACACAGAGCTTAGTCCACCGCCTCTGACGAAAGGCGCTCCTTCATACCTCTTCCAGGTTGCAGAACTCCTGACGCAGAGCAGCCTTCAGATCCGAACACTCTTTCCCGCATCTCAGCGCTACCAGACATTCCTTGGTTAAGTGTGGGACCtagacagaggacacaggttcttAGTGGAGCTCTTGGTGAAAACTGCCCCCACTCTGAGAACCAGTGAAGCGTCCCAACTCCAGCACAGGAGGACTTGGCCATGTGCAGATGTCCCCGTCCTTGGTGAGAGGCTCTGGGGTATCTCTGTGCTTCCAAGGACCACTTCTCACAGCAGCTGCTCGAGCCAAGGGGCTTTAGCAGGGTTCTCGGTGCCCCCTGTTGATCAGCTGCCCCCATGCTGTACACTCTTAGCGAGGGCACTTAACCTCTTTAAGCCTCAGTGTTCCTATCTGAAAAATGGTTCCAGTAACAATACCCCCTCCCAGGGCAGTCCAGGGAACTAATCAATAGTTACAGAAGTTTCGGAACATCCTGAATGTTCAATATATGTCATTAATTAATAGCATAATTAATACTATTAATAGCAAAGTTGGGTACATGAACttttttgtatgtgcacatgcatgtatgtgtgtgtgcatgtttgtgttcctctgtgtgtgtgtgagtgtgtgtgtatgtgtgtggtgtgtgcaagttcacacacatgtgcacacacatgcggcACAAATGCTTGAGTGCCACCAAATgcctgtggaggtctgaggacaactctCGGCTTCCACCACATGAGTCCaggggaatcaaacttgggtcatcaggcttggtggctcgcttttcgagacagaatttctcagtgAACTCAGAGTTTGCGGATTCAGGTGGACTAGCTGGCCACTAAgtccctgggatcctcctgtgtccccCTAAGTCCCTGGGATCCTTCTGTGTACCCCTAAgtccctgggatcctcctgtgcCCCCTCCCAGCACGGGGATGACAGGAAGGCACTGCCAGGTCAGCCTTTTCTGTGCTGTCGCGGCTCCCAAATCAGGCCCTCGTGCTTGTGCGCCAAGCACTTgacactgagccgtctccttgGCCCTCACTGAGTCGTTCCTCTTTCTTTTCGAAGGGAACTGTCATTTCTGTCACCTTCTCTCCATTATCAACAACTGTCCCACTAGTCACGCTTCCTAGAGTGCTGTCACTCTCGCCCTGCTGGGAAGGCAGCCTTCCCCCACGCAGACCATCACTCCGATATTTTGTACCTGGAGCTTGAGAAGTAAACGTTCCTGTTAAAGGAATCGTAGTTCCGGCTGTTGCAACACTTCCGTTCCTAGCCACATGCATTTCTGCCGTCCACTATGGACGTCAGTGGTCACACCTGACTCTGATTCCCCGGGAGCTACTCTTCAGGGTTAAAATGAAACTATGTCATGGTTGATTTGAGAATGGACTGAAGTTGGGGGACACAAAGTAAAATCAAGTCTATGAGGCTCCTCATAATTGTGTGTACCTTAGAGAACAGCTCCAGCAGCATCTTCTGGCGAGCTCGTTCATAAGGGTCGTATGGAAAGAGCTTCCTTCCTGGGTAGACATCATCCAGGTACTCACAAGCGATGACAGATTCATAGACAAGTTGAGACTGGCTGTTCTCCAAGACTGGAATCTGGCCGAAAGGATGTTTTGTATAGTACCAGTCAGGCTTGCATTTTAGGTTAATGTTGACAACTTcatgccttaaaaacaaacaaacaaacaaaatacaaaaggaaaagtcAGGCTAGAAAAGAGAGGTGTACAGGAAGACGTTCGCCTCGCAAACATGGCTGTAACATTTGTGCTTTGAGCTGTTTAACGTGAGCATTTTGTGTAAAATATgtgacatgtttgtgtttgttcCTGCGGAGGTGTGGGTTGTTCTGTGGCTTCTCTTTTCCTGTGATCGAATCTCACGCCCGATGTCACCTACTAAGAAGCAGCTGAGGCAAAGAGGGAGCCAGGCTGACTGACTCCATACGCAAACAGCCACAGCACTGAGAGCTGGAAGCACAAACCTAACAGGACATGGTGGCTTGGTCTGgaatcccaggacccaggagacagaggcaggaggattgtaagttagAGAAcacatgggctacatagtgagaccctgtctcaaaaccaaaacattaaCAATCACAAAAGTATGTTCCGTTTACAGGTCATAACAGACACTGGTGAACGTTAACAGTTGAGATCACAAGGCCCACATCAAGCTGTACACTCAAGTTGAAATCTTAGTCAAttccttcccctctctgtgcTCAGTGTCCGTAACTATTAGGAGGTAATACCTGTACCCATCTCTCAGCATCATTGTGATAATCAAAACAGTGACCACGTGTATCTAGTACATTAATTAGCATGCAATCACTTTTCAATCCTCCCCTTCTTGTTATTACTGGAGGTTCAAAACCAGGAAGTTACCAGAGGCACAAACACACGTTTCAAAAGATTAAAGGAAACAAATGGTTACTTTCTTCAAAGCAGTGGCTCTAACAAGATTATTTTACCTCTTCCACATGCAAGGAATGAATATCAATATCTAGGGACACTTTGATTTTCACCCTCGGAGTGGGGTACGATCCTAATGGGTAAAGGTAGGAATACTGGCAGACAACCTGGGGTGCACAAGACaaccccctttcctctccccagcaAAGAATCGTCTGGCCCCAGATGCCGGTCAGTGGTGCTAAGGCTGAGAAACTCCACTCCGAAAGCAGTCCCAGGTCTGGGCACATAGTATAGTTGGTAACATGcttgcaggaagccctgggttccatccccagcatcacacaagccaggcatggtgacacattgctgctgtaattccaacactctggAGGGAAAGccagaaggatcaaaagttcaaggtcatcctcagacaCATGTgtggtcagccagagctacataagaccctgtttcaaaacaaacaacaaaaacccagaaatatCTGTATCATTTCCTAAGCTGTCAGTTTGTCCCCAAATGAGCAACACATTGTTTGCTCTGATTttttctaaaagcaaacaaaaagaacaggtAATCATAGGGCTAAATAGATTTGAGCCAGCAGGGAATGATCTGGAAATGTATGTTATATCTATGCATGTGTACAGAGTtaacatcattttatttaaaatatctccaTATTGGTCTCCCTTCTCATTGACATGAACTGAAACTCTGACACCAATTCCTACAATGGACTTCCCAAGCCCTGTCACTCCAGAGGCTGGAGCGacacttgagttttgtgtgtgaggcagggtcttatgtggccaaggctgacctggaacttgatatgtaagCAAGAGtgctcttgaacttctgatccccctgcctggtcCCCCAAGTTCTGAGATCACAGGATGTTCCTCCACACTTGGTTTCAAGTGGTAACTGGGCATGTGAACCAGTGTCTCATGCATGCTGAGACTCCTACTAACTCAGCTACGTCCCCAACAAACACTTCCTGAATACCTACTGAGTGCCAGGCTCTCTTCTGGTCCTCCAATGAGGCagaccctcccctgccccccaccctttTCTGTTTATGGTTGCCACAGGGTGGGGGAGAGGTGAAAAGGTGGTAAAAAGACAGAACGAATTGGGAAACGTTGGACATAGCTAAGCACCATGATGAAATAGAACGGTTAATCCACGCTGCTTGGGGCAGAGATAGGCCTACATCAGTGCAGTGAGGAGGCCTCAATGAGCTTGGCTGTGCCCTTCCTAAACAATTGGTGGGTGGGGACCAGTTCACCAACAGCATCATTCAATTTACTCTGCCTTGTCTGAAAGATCTGGAAAAGAACTCAGTGTTTCAGGAAAGGCTACACAAAATCAGTCCTTGGAGTCACTCAGcctcagaagaaagagaagaggagtcCCTCTAGGAGCCCGAGACTTTAAATATCTCTCCCTGGAGATGAGGGGTGAACAACGCGCTCAGGGAACACTTGGCCTCGGTTTCTCACCTGATGCCTTTGGCCTTGAGGACCAGGCGTGTCCTGTGCGAGTAGGGGCAGAACCGCATGCTGTAGATGCGGATCACACCCTCGGGGACTGGCCCTGGGGCACAGCTTCctgcagggaggggcaggggtgaGAAGATGGAGAATCTGGTtagccctgggggagggggattgCTAACCTCACGGACATTCCGGGAGGAGTCTGTGTACTGAGCCTCTCAAGTTCCAGAGAGGACACTTGCACACAGTTTTGTGCAGCGGAGCCGTCCAGGTCTGTCTTCTGTTCTCTAGTTTACAGGCCAAGGCCCAGTTACTCCTGTCCAGAGAGAGCAGCCCCACCACGCCTCTCCCACAGCCCGAGGGTCCAAGTCTTAAAGGTTTACCTCTCCCCAAGCTTCTGGTGCCATCCCCAGACATCAATCTCCAGGTGTCTATGCAGTACCCGAAAGCTCACAGTCGCCGCCTTGtggctctctgctgctgctgctgctgctgctgctgctgctgctgcctccagaTGCAGCTGCGCTCGCTCCAGACCCAAATTGAGTTTCTCAACCGTCCACGGCGCTCTGatgaggcagagaggaaatgaactgggacccctggggctggagctaGGATAATCCAGCCCCTCCCATACGCTGCCCCAGATACGGAAGACCGTAAAGGGGCAAGAGAAACAATACCAAACTTCTTGCTTTAGACACACAGGGAACGCATTTGGTGGCCCTCACCCACATGACTGGACATTTAAACCCCAACGTGGATTTCAgaagaatcaaataaaaattttccaggctaataatttttcctttccattaCAAATCACCATCTTAAGCAGATAATTGACCATACCTTCTGTATAACGTGTTCagcttgctttaaaaaataaataaataaataaggccaaACTTTCTCATGGTTTGGCAAATGGAATGAAAGACTTCAGAAGAGACCTCACATCACTCAGAAAGTGAATGTCTGCTTCAATTCCACACTGCTCTCACCTCTCCCTGATACTCTATTTGTGAGATTTCTAACCAAGTTCTGCGAAACTGGCAGTGAATAAGAACAAGATGCCTAGAGACCAAGAGCTGTTTCTGAGTCCTCCTCCAGCCTGACTTTCAGACAGAAGTGCTGTAGTTTTCAAGGACACACAGCCCAGCAACACAGCTCCCGTCTGCATGAGGTCGAGGAGGCAGCTGGCCTGGACTCTGACACTGGTGAGCTGAGAGCTTGAATTCCAGCAGGTGGAAAAGGAATTCCTTTACCTTTCCAGGACTGAGATGAAGTGCAAATGGCTTGCAAACACACATTTTATGGAATGAAAGGAAAGCATTATGTGTCTCATTTACACTTAATTATTTCTGATTTACTTCATTTCCCAACCTGCTGTGCCATGTGATCAATACTAGTCCTCCTTTACAAAAGTGCCTccagaaaaatgattttttttttaccagaaaaataatttttttgtccAAAGTGAGAAATTAATAGagtcaaagaattttaaaagtccaaagacTCTTAAAAGGCCCATTGTCTTGGGCTGCAATAGTGGAGAGTTTATGTCCAGAAAAACGCACAGCACATAATGGCAGCCTCATTGTTGGATCTAAATATTTTGTCACTAAAATAACAGAGCCTTCGCTTGAGGCTTATAAGATGGACATCTTTGGGATTCTCACCTCTCCAGAATGTCTTGGGTAATAATGATATTTTTTATAGAATAAGAATCTTTGAAGTCTTTAGAACAAATTAAACCATAGTTCTAGTCAAGAATCCAGTGAATCTGTAGGAGTTAAGCGTAAACGCCAATGCATCATCAATAGTTCGATATAGGTAGTAGGGAAGAGCAAGAGTGTCTGGATCAATGCTTGGAAGTGCGTAGGTGCCACCTGGCAATGGTTAAGGAAACGGTTAAGTGTCTTGCTGGCACTTTCAATCTGGCAGATGCAGGCATAAGCAGCTACTTCCCTGGAACTGACTTTGATCAAGGACAAGCCTGATGATAAAAGAGGAGCAAGGGACATAGCCATGCGTGTTGGGTGAGGAGGGGGCTTCTGAGCAGACTAATGCACCTTCTGTTAGGTCTCAACCCGGGACAATGGACTGAGGAGGTGCCTATTAGCACACCAAAGCAGATGCTGGCCACCAGGTTCGTCCAgcctccctcagtccctacctggtACAGGGTCCTCCTAGCTGGTATACCCTGCCCCCTGCCCTAAagttctccagcccagggactcttctctcttcttcccctctcctcacatggcccaaCTCAGTCTGCCAGTTAAGTCCACTCCAGActttcccagatgtctctgcctctgctgtgttCTTCCCtacatctacaataaaaacctcaaCCTCTTAGGAGCTATCATGTCCtcctttttaattgcttttttaaaaattcaccttTCCCATAAATACAGCAGGTAACTGAGAAAGACACATTCAGATTCTAAAAGGGGAGGCCTAAGAGAAAGGCAGACTTTCAAAGTCAAAATGAGCTATTGCTGACCTGTTTGGTGCTTTATTACTTCATTTAACCCTTAACTGGTCCTTTAAGTGTCCTATAGGACTTCCTCTGCCATTCAAAGGATGAGTAAATGGTGTGGGGGTGCTAACAAGATTGAGACTTGTTAAATGTCTCACAACTGGTAAATGtaagagaggagaagaattttagctCTGGGGACAACACTTGTCATCCAGCAGCTTAGTCAGTACCAGAGGCAATGGAATGGACATTCAGAAGACTTCTCCCCACAGAGTAAATGCTTTTCAGGTCTCAGCTGCTCAACTCTTGTAATGCAAAAATAGCTATAGGCAATATATGAATGAATGGGTACAGCTGTGCACCAATAAAACCTACTTATGGACACTGAGACTGACAGGTGTTTTACTACCCTATAACTTTTAGAGCTGCTTTAGGTTCGTAAGAGTAGAAAGCAGGACATAGAGGTAGCTCCTGTTCTCCCCACCTCCACGCAGAGCCTCCTCTACTGTTTACACCCCAATAGAAGTGGTGCCTTAGTTACAATAGATGTACATATATTGGCACATCACTCCAAGTCCACGATTCACAAACCATTTACTGTGGGTCACTTTTGTACGATTTCTACATCACAAGTTatgatttctattttaatattttcagctACTTAAAACACTATTTTTGAAAAGCATTCTTAGCTCTTTGAGCTGCACAAAATCCAGCAGCTGGCCTGAGTTAGCCTGGCAGTTTTGATTTGGCAGTTTTGATCATTCATAGTTTATGTTGCAATGGCTGAGCTAACAGTGGTCAGAACGGGAATTCCATTTGCAAATGAGAAGGTTCTGTTGTGCCAGAAGAGACTCTATTTCCcattttcccctctccttctaAAGGAAACTAAATCTGAGAGCTGGAAATGTCACTTATTAAAGGTTTACCTAGGGAAGCTGTTGTGGTACATGTTACAATCCTAGAACTTTGAGTCTGAGGCAAAAGgaccacaaatttgaggccaaccaggactacatagtgaccatgtctcaagaaggaaaaaaaaaaaggtatgccTGTACATGGAAGGTCAAGTCTATTTGGTGCACTTTAGACAGAGGTGGGAAGCATTCTTCATCTGTGGGCAGTACTGTAAGGTCAGGGTCTGCAAATGGGCACTGGAGCCACACAGGCTGTGCAACCTGCCTTTCGACCCTTGGGCAAAATCCTGAGCCTCTTAGTCCTCCACTTTTTCCTTGTTTAAGATGACAACCTTAACAGTATGTCCACGATGGTTTTGAGTGTGGAATGAAATCATGCAGACCTCGTCAGTGGAGTTTTAGCTCGGTGTACCccaaaattaaagagaaatactaatgaataaaaatgcattttggtAGCACGGTGCCTTCTCATCAAGAAGACACACATTGCAATAGAGCCTTGCTGGGCGTGTCCGAGTGAGACTCCAACTCACAGCCCTCATTTCACCGGTTAGCAGTTTAATGCCGGCTGAATGTGTTGAATGGTGCAGGCTACGTTCCAGTAATGCGATTTTTAATCTCACCAAAGATCACAACAGTTTTCCCAGAAGGATTTTAATCATGACCTTTAAGCTTGCTCTCCACTTCCTCTTAGAGATTCA
The sequence above is drawn from the Peromyscus leucopus breed LL Stock chromosome 1, UCI_PerLeu_2.1, whole genome shotgun sequence genome and encodes:
- the LOC114696706 gene encoding glutathione S-transferase omega-2, with amino-acid sequence MSGDGTRSLGRGSCAPGPVPEGVIRIYSMRFCPYSHRTRLVLKAKGIRHEVVNINLKCKPDWYYTKHPFGQIPVLENSQSQLVYESVIACEYLDDVYPGRKLFPYDPYERARQKMLLELFSKVPHLTKECLVALRCGKECSDLKAALRQEFCNLEEILEYQSTTFFGGDRISMIDYLFWPWFERLDVYGLADCVNHTPMLRIWIATMKQDPAVCALLIDKNVFLGFLNLYFQNNPCAFDFGLCYPAIR